A window of the Harmonia axyridis chromosome 5, icHarAxyr1.1, whole genome shotgun sequence genome harbors these coding sequences:
- the LOC123681251 gene encoding retinol-binding protein pinta-like encodes MSAEVDSEYPASIEQYAQTILHETTESRENGLDELKKWAEENSNLHVRTEEKYIVPFLRGCKYDVKKTKEKLKNFYLMRRDVPEWFSNRNPNLPQIQELVKMGTFVVLKNTYENKLVMVVRPTIPDPSIYDLDTIIKAGTMVLDIAVMEEELAQIYGVYAIIDLKNTGFRHVRQYTLTRIKNIVNTWHNYHCRPKKLMFINAPTFIHVVLNIFKSFMTQKLKKRIEVSYEGNSALEKAIDISILPKDYGGEKETVAELGRQCSEKLTSYSEWFAEDEKYKAD; translated from the coding sequence ATGTCGGCAGAAGTTGATAGTGAATATCCAGCGAGCATAGAACAATACGCCCAGACTATCCTGCACGAAACCACAGAGAGCAGAGAGAATGGCCTTGACGAGTTGAAGAAATGGGCGGAGGAGAATTCGAATTTACACGTAAGAACCGAGGAGAAATACATCGTTCCCTTCCTTAGGGGCTGTAAATATGACGTGAAGAAAACCAAGGAAAAACTCAAGAACTTCTATCTTATGCGCAGGGACGTGCCAGAATGGTTCAGCAATAGGAACCCGAACTTGCCGCAAATACAGGAATTGGTGAAAATGGGTACATTTGTGGTGCTCAAAAATACTTACGAGAACAAGTTAGTGATGGTTGTCAGGCCTACAATACCCGATCCTTCGATTTACGATCTAGATACGATCATAAAAGCCGGGACTATGGTTCTGGATATAGCTGTTATGGAAGAAGAACTAGCCCAGATATATGGTGTTTACGCGATCATAGACCTGAAAAACACCGGATTCCGGCATGTGAGGCAATACACGCTAACTAGAATAAAAAACATCGTCAATACATGGCACAACTATCATTGTAGACCCAAAAAACTGATGTTTATAAACGCCCCGACCTTTATTCATGTAGTCTTGAATATCTTTAAGAGTTTCATGAcgcagaaattgaaaaaaaggattGAAGTCAGCTACGAAGGCAACTCGGCCCTGGAGAAGGCTATCGACATATCGATACTACCAAAAGATTATGGTGGTGAAAAAGAGACGGTAGCAGAATTAGGACGGCAATGCTCAGAAAAATTGACTTCGTATTCTGAGTGGTTTGCGGAAGACGAAAAATATAAGGCTGATTGA